In a genomic window of Meleagris gallopavo isolate NT-WF06-2002-E0010 breed Aviagen turkey brand Nicholas breeding stock chromosome 1, Turkey_5.1, whole genome shotgun sequence:
- the JAM2 gene encoding junctional adhesion molecule B isoform X1 produces MLAAGFFYRNWLMVSQMNHKVTGIAIETDNKNVKAEEFKEAILSCKHKFSKGMSLRIEWKKIQSQEVSFVYYNGEFTGDLRDRAEMLNTGIRIRNVTRKDSGTYRCEISAKSEEGQRLGEASITLTVLVPPTTPICVVPNSAMTGTVVELSCKEAEGSPPSEYQWYKNGIALLEKTGTGSARTANITYTMNKKSGTLIFNTVSKNDTGEYFCVASNGIGLPQKCSMKRMQVDDLNVSGIIAAVVIVALVMALCGLGVLYAQKKGILQRRALPRSPTLNLQVKRISSTPNPSLSRRFQPL; encoded by the exons ATCATAAAGTGACTGGAATTGCTATTGaaacagataataaaaatgtaaaagcagAGGAGTTTAAAG AAGCTATTCTTAGTTGCAAGCACAAATTTTCAAAAGGGATGAGTCTAAGGATAGAGTGGAAGAAAATTCAGTCCCAAGAAGTTTCATTTGTTTACTACAATGGTGAATTTACAG GTGATCTTAGAGACCGAGCTGAGATGTTGAATACAGGAATCCGTATTAGAAATGTGACTAGAAAGGATTCTGGGACCTACCGCTGCGAAATCAGTGCGAAGAGTGAAGAGGGGCAACGCCTGGGAGAGGCTTCTATTACTCTTACAGTATTGG TTCCTCCCACTACTCCAATATGTGTGGTACCCAACTCTGCAATGACGGGAACAGTAGTGGAGCTGAGCTGTAAGGAAGCTGAGGGATCTCCTCCATCTGAGTACCAGTGGTACAAGAATGGCATTGCCTTACTGGAAAAGACAGGAACAGGCAGTGCTAGAACAGCCAACATAACTTACACCATGAATAAAAAGTCTGGCACTCTG ATATTTAACACTGTTTCAAAGAACGACACAGGAGAGTATTTCTGTGTAGCCTCAAATGGGATTGGATTACCTCAGAAATGCTCCATGAAGCGAATGCAAGTTG ATGACCTTAATGTAAGCGGTATCATCGCTGCTGTAGTAATTGTGGCTCTGGTAATGGCACTGTGTGGCCTTGGAGTACTTTATGCTCAAAAAAAGGGTATTTTACAA aggagAGCTCTTCCCA GAAGTCCAACTCTCAATCTACAAGTGAAAAG GATTTCAAGCACACCAAATCCTTCGTTATCTAGAAGATTTCAGCCTCTGTGA
- the JAM2 gene encoding junctional adhesion molecule B isoform X2 encodes MLAAGFFYRNWLMVSQMNHKVTGIAIETDNKNVKAEEFKEAILSCKHKFSKGMSLRIEWKKIQSQEVSFVYYNGEFTGDLRDRAEMLNTGIRIRNVTRKDSGTYRCEISAKSEEGQRLGEASITLTVLVPPTTPICVVPNSAMTGTVVELSCKEAEGSPPSEYQWYKNGIALLEKTGTGSARTANITYTMNKKSGTLIFNTVSKNDTGEYFCVASNGIGLPQKCSMKRMQVDDLNVSGIIAAVVIVALVMALCGLGVLYAQKKGILQVKESSSQKSNSQSTSEKDFKHTKSFVI; translated from the exons ATCATAAAGTGACTGGAATTGCTATTGaaacagataataaaaatgtaaaagcagAGGAGTTTAAAG AAGCTATTCTTAGTTGCAAGCACAAATTTTCAAAAGGGATGAGTCTAAGGATAGAGTGGAAGAAAATTCAGTCCCAAGAAGTTTCATTTGTTTACTACAATGGTGAATTTACAG GTGATCTTAGAGACCGAGCTGAGATGTTGAATACAGGAATCCGTATTAGAAATGTGACTAGAAAGGATTCTGGGACCTACCGCTGCGAAATCAGTGCGAAGAGTGAAGAGGGGCAACGCCTGGGAGAGGCTTCTATTACTCTTACAGTATTGG TTCCTCCCACTACTCCAATATGTGTGGTACCCAACTCTGCAATGACGGGAACAGTAGTGGAGCTGAGCTGTAAGGAAGCTGAGGGATCTCCTCCATCTGAGTACCAGTGGTACAAGAATGGCATTGCCTTACTGGAAAAGACAGGAACAGGCAGTGCTAGAACAGCCAACATAACTTACACCATGAATAAAAAGTCTGGCACTCTG ATATTTAACACTGTTTCAAAGAACGACACAGGAGAGTATTTCTGTGTAGCCTCAAATGGGATTGGATTACCTCAGAAATGCTCCATGAAGCGAATGCAAGTTG ATGACCTTAATGTAAGCGGTATCATCGCTGCTGTAGTAATTGTGGCTCTGGTAATGGCACTGTGTGGCCTTGGAGTACTTTATGCTCAAAAAAAGGGTATTTTACAAGTAA aggagAGCTCTTCCCA GAAGTCCAACTCTCAATCTACAAGTGAAAAG GATTTCAAGCACACCAAATCCTTCGTTATCTAG
- the ATP5PF gene encoding ATP synthase-coupling factor 6, mitochondrial, producing the protein MILHQILRLSSLFRSAVSVHLRRNIGFSAIAFNKAKELDPVQKLFLDKIREYNTKSKQAGGPVDVGPEFQKDMNESLARLQRMYGEGDLTKFPEFKFEEPNFEETPK; encoded by the exons ATGATCCTCCATCAGATCCTGCgactttcttccctttttcgTTCCGCTGTCTCCGTTCACCTGCGGAGAAACATCGGTTTCTCTGCCATTGCCTTTAATAAGGCAAAAGAGCTCGATCCGGTTCAGAAGCTCTTCCTGGACAAGATCAGGGAGTACAACACAAAAAGCAA gCAAGCTGGAGGGCCTGTTGATGTAGGTCCCGAGTTTCAGAAAGACATGAATGAATCACTTGCCAGGCTTCAGCGGATGTACGGAGAGGGAGATCTAACCAAGTTTCCAGAATTCAAATTTGAGG aGCCCAACTTTGAGGAGACTCCAAAGTGA